One window from the genome of Crassostrea angulata isolate pt1a10 chromosome 2, ASM2561291v2, whole genome shotgun sequence encodes:
- the LOC128171159 gene encoding uncharacterized protein LOC128171159 isoform X1 produces the protein MVRLLPDKLLYHSFVILWTYHSTMVLDSVYFIFHIICLILWVGSLTPTYAFGQRTSNIALHQPAFQQNTYTLDLIEPNEDRFDASNAVDGLKSDLSGLGGQCSLTANNKTTATWWVNLTRVANIHYIIIYYRTDNVVWDSSNGYTSRFLGFSIYVSNTTSKIDGLLCYKDNIFTTETIPAVFNITCAVYGQYVIYYNERLPGLVYPHGYSKYAFADICELEVYECDIGYYGYNCTETCGHCVDETECSPVDGTCPTGCSARYFGQLCKTECKSGNYGLRCNETCGHCSDLMYCSHVNGTCLTGCMPGYEGERCQQICKFGFYGIGCLQECSSFCKTSRDCDHVSGVCRHGCRNGWEGDDCFDVSNINEDGEESESKFHGFVAAFCVSLGLNCILIAIFVVKRLRLASPGVAKDQVKKEKYKGDNGVSKEASNETSYQELGEINKSETYESCQ, from the exons ATGGTGAGATTACTTCCTGATAAATTACTTTATCACTCATTCGTCATACTGTGGACATATCATTCAACAATGGTTTTAGATTCTGTTTACTTCATTTTCCACATAATTTGTCTGATATTATGGGTCGGAAGTTTGACACCAACATATGCCTTTG GTCAGCGAACAAGTAACATTGCCCTCCACCAGCCTGCATTCCAACAAAACACATATACTTTGGACCTAATTGAGCCAAATGAAGATAGATTTGACGCCAGTAATGCTGTAGATGGTTTGAAGTCCGATCTCAGTGGACTAGGAGGTCAATGTTCTCTCACTGCCAATAATAAAACCACGGCCACTTGGTGGGTAAACCTCACACGGGTCGCAAATATCCATTACATCATAATATATTACAGGACGGACAATGTTGTTTggg ATTCATCAAATGGCTATACATCTAGATTCTTGGGTTTTTCTATATATGTCTCAAATACAACATCTAAAATAGATGGATTATTGTGTTATAAGGACAATATTTTCACCACAGAAACAATACCGGCAGTTTTTAATATCACCTGCGCTGTGTATGGACAGTATGTTATTTATTACAACGAAAGACTCCCAGGACTTGTGTATCCACATGGTTATTCCAAATACGCGTTTGCTGATATATGTGAACTTGAAGTATATG AGTGTGACATTGGATATTATGGTTATAACTGTACTGAAACCTGTGGACACTGCGTCGATGAAACAGAGTGTTCCCCTGTTGATGGGACCTGTCCTACTGGATGCAGTGCTCGGTACTTTGGACAGTTGTGTAAGACAG aatgcAAAAGTGGAAACTATGGTCTGAGATGTAATGAGACGTGTGGTCATTGTTCTGACCTAATGTATTGTTCCCATGTTAATGGCACGTGTCTAACTGGGTGTATGCCAGGATATGAAGGAGAGAGATGTCAACAAA TATGCAAGTTCGGATTCTATGGAATTGGTTGCCTTCAAGAATGTAGCAGCTTTTGCAAAACATCACGTGACTGTGACCACGTGTCTGGCGTTTGTAGACACGGCTGTAGAAATGGATGGGAGGGTGATGATTGCTTTGATG TATCAAACATTAACGAAGATGGCGAAGAATCGGAATCTAAGTTTCATGGCTTTGTAGCGGCGTTTTGTGTTTCACTGGGTTTGAATTGTATCCTTATTGCAATCTTCGTGGTAAAACG gtTAAGACTTGCAAGTCCAGGGGTGGCAAAGGATcaagttaaaaaagaaaaatacaaaggAGACAATGGTGTTTCCAAAGAGGCCTCTAACGAAACGTCATATCAGGAGCTTGGTGAAATTAACAAATCAGAAACCTATGAATCATGTCAGTAA
- the LOC128171159 gene encoding uncharacterized protein LOC128171159 isoform X2: protein MVRLLPDKLLYHSFVILWTYHSTMVLDSVYFIFHIICLILWVGSLTPTYAFGQRTSNIALHQPAFQQNTYTLDLIEPNEDRFDASNAVDGLKSDLSGLGGQCSLTANNKTTATWWVNLTRVANIHYIIIYYRTDNVVWDSSNGYTSRFLGFSIYVSNTTSKIDGLLCYKDNIFTTETIPAVFNITCAVYGQYVIYYNERLPGLVYPHGYSKYAFADICELEVYECDIGYYGYNCTETCGHCVDETECSPVDGTCPTGCSARYFGQLCKTECKSGNYGLRCNETCGHCSDLMYCSHVNGTCLTGCMPGYEGERCQQICKFGFYGIGCLQECSSFCKTSRDCDHVSGVCRHGCRNGWEGDDCFDG from the exons ATGGTGAGATTACTTCCTGATAAATTACTTTATCACTCATTCGTCATACTGTGGACATATCATTCAACAATGGTTTTAGATTCTGTTTACTTCATTTTCCACATAATTTGTCTGATATTATGGGTCGGAAGTTTGACACCAACATATGCCTTTG GTCAGCGAACAAGTAACATTGCCCTCCACCAGCCTGCATTCCAACAAAACACATATACTTTGGACCTAATTGAGCCAAATGAAGATAGATTTGACGCCAGTAATGCTGTAGATGGTTTGAAGTCCGATCTCAGTGGACTAGGAGGTCAATGTTCTCTCACTGCCAATAATAAAACCACGGCCACTTGGTGGGTAAACCTCACACGGGTCGCAAATATCCATTACATCATAATATATTACAGGACGGACAATGTTGTTTggg ATTCATCAAATGGCTATACATCTAGATTCTTGGGTTTTTCTATATATGTCTCAAATACAACATCTAAAATAGATGGATTATTGTGTTATAAGGACAATATTTTCACCACAGAAACAATACCGGCAGTTTTTAATATCACCTGCGCTGTGTATGGACAGTATGTTATTTATTACAACGAAAGACTCCCAGGACTTGTGTATCCACATGGTTATTCCAAATACGCGTTTGCTGATATATGTGAACTTGAAGTATATG AGTGTGACATTGGATATTATGGTTATAACTGTACTGAAACCTGTGGACACTGCGTCGATGAAACAGAGTGTTCCCCTGTTGATGGGACCTGTCCTACTGGATGCAGTGCTCGGTACTTTGGACAGTTGTGTAAGACAG aatgcAAAAGTGGAAACTATGGTCTGAGATGTAATGAGACGTGTGGTCATTGTTCTGACCTAATGTATTGTTCCCATGTTAATGGCACGTGTCTAACTGGGTGTATGCCAGGATATGAAGGAGAGAGATGTCAACAAA TATGCAAGTTCGGATTCTATGGAATTGGTTGCCTTCAAGAATGTAGCAGCTTTTGCAAAACATCACGTGACTGTGACCACGTGTCTGGCGTTTGTAGACACGGCTGTAGAAATGGATGGGAGGGTGATGATTGCTTTGATG gtTAA